A genomic region of Alicyclobacillus sp. SO9 contains the following coding sequences:
- a CDS encoding SEC-C domain-containing protein — MFVPMNEAKKYQFKPYEECPCESGQKYKFCCYAKSRNSKVDFRDYSATRITAEGRRLLKDTEFKMCFAFDTSECSKDLIGAHSIQNNGVLDKISVENHVYALSSEIDQNTMYPQLEFTPIGKNQASIFSGFCKKHDEDYFKCIEDKDYEGTLEQNYWFGFRALCFELHRKLRLKKSFANFFKKYPGATRTPSIYTEYYNTKLSIRDSWTEYERFKSAYAKKSFNNLESIVKVVPFTVGFTATTSVGVGMDMEGNLAADIYNYNDKHFIPNLYVSVIPKENMTLIIISRFHEDNCYKNILSQLNGNENDEKLFRYISFCLAEYSENVYFSPAVIDSLSEANKRKIKTAFMGVLSPTPELRLRNLYATTSLNLFDLKL; from the coding sequence ATGTTTGTACCGATGAATGAAGCAAAAAAATATCAGTTCAAACCCTATGAAGAGTGCCCTTGTGAGAGTGGACAGAAATACAAGTTCTGTTGCTACGCTAAAAGCAGAAATTCTAAAGTTGATTTCAGAGACTATAGCGCTACTCGGATTACTGCGGAAGGGCGCAGATTATTAAAAGATACTGAGTTTAAAATGTGCTTTGCGTTTGACACATCTGAGTGCAGCAAGGACTTAATTGGCGCCCACTCAATCCAAAACAATGGGGTATTAGACAAGATCTCCGTAGAAAATCATGTTTACGCCTTGAGTTCGGAAATTGATCAAAACACAATGTATCCTCAATTGGAATTTACGCCTATCGGTAAAAACCAGGCTAGTATATTTTCGGGGTTTTGTAAAAAGCATGATGAAGATTACTTTAAATGCATTGAAGACAAGGATTACGAAGGAACACTTGAACAAAATTATTGGTTTGGGTTTAGAGCCTTATGTTTTGAACTGCACAGAAAATTAAGGCTGAAGAAGAGCTTTGCTAATTTTTTCAAAAAATACCCCGGAGCCACTAGGACACCTTCCATTTATACAGAGTATTACAACACTAAACTTAGCATTAGGGACTCATGGACAGAGTATGAAAGATTCAAGAGTGCGTATGCTAAGAAATCCTTCAATAACTTGGAATCCATTGTTAAAGTGGTGCCATTTACAGTTGGATTTACAGCTACAACTTCTGTGGGTGTAGGTATGGACATGGAAGGCAACCTAGCAGCAGACATTTATAATTACAATGACAAGCATTTCATCCCTAACTTATACGTTTCTGTTATTCCTAAAGAAAACATGACGCTTATCATTATTTCAAGGTTTCACGAAGATAACTGCTATAAAAATATCCTATCGCAATTAAATGGTAACGAAAATGATGAGAAACTATTTCGTTATATTAGCTTTTGCTTAGCCGAATACAGTGAGAATGTCTACTTCTCTCCTGCTGTAATTGATTCTTTGAGTGAGGCCAACAAGAGGAAAATAAAGACTGCCTTCATGGGAGTATTAAGTCCAACACCTGAACTAAGACTTCGTAATCTTTATGCGACGACATCGTTGAATCTGTTCGACTTAAAACTGTAA
- a CDS encoding DGQHR domain-containing protein, protein MIIHQVVRMKETGRVVYSTHTPCSMIFPLVVVRTVEVALGFQRIRDKKKISSISRYLRQPFTPLPELTMVCDGEVEFIPYDSRYPDYGALHVSALELLDGQHRLFGAELLYRRSKHSYDTMLRMKVYHNLTHDERIQVFCDLNEYATKLPQSHIRLLRDKSFATLESIRLEQSENSPLNGLIALDGKRGKAFGKFITLESFARAIEEICKSPKLGALQSEKRSELIEMFFTYVFSELSDFLTPEYRLLNSYGVAFLGAVGREYMQECLRNGELDSDRFQGLITLLRRHEWSKEKGVTGMVSGHQHAQKFLRDVVFRVNAAG, encoded by the coding sequence GTGATTATACATCAGGTTGTCCGTATGAAGGAAACTGGAAGAGTCGTCTATTCAACTCACACCCCCTGCTCCATGATCTTTCCCCTGGTCGTAGTTCGTACCGTCGAAGTAGCTCTGGGATTTCAACGAATACGAGACAAAAAAAAGATATCCTCTATTTCCCGGTATTTACGTCAGCCCTTCACGCCCCTACCCGAGCTTACGATGGTTTGTGACGGTGAAGTTGAATTTATTCCCTACGATTCGAGATATCCCGACTATGGAGCGCTTCATGTATCGGCACTGGAGTTGCTTGATGGGCAGCACCGTCTGTTTGGTGCAGAGCTCTTGTACCGAAGGTCAAAACATAGCTACGATACAATGCTAAGAATGAAAGTCTACCACAATCTCACTCACGATGAAAGGATACAGGTGTTTTGTGACCTCAACGAGTATGCGACTAAACTACCACAGAGCCACATTCGACTTCTGAGGGACAAATCGTTCGCAACACTTGAATCCATAAGACTGGAACAAAGTGAAAATTCACCTCTCAATGGTCTTATTGCTCTAGATGGAAAACGGGGCAAGGCGTTTGGAAAATTTATTACCCTTGAATCCTTTGCTCGGGCTATTGAGGAGATTTGTAAATCACCTAAACTTGGTGCATTACAATCCGAAAAGCGTTCAGAACTCATAGAGATGTTTTTCACATATGTGTTTTCAGAGCTAAGCGACTTTTTAACACCTGAGTATCGACTTCTCAATTCTTACGGGGTTGCATTCCTTGGTGCTGTAGGCAGGGAATACATGCAAGAGTGTCTTAGAAACGGGGAACTGGACTCTGACCGTTTTCAGGGTCTTATCACTCTCCTGCGTCGGCATGAGTGGAGCAAGGAAAAAGGAGTGACAGGTATGGTTTCTGGTCATCAGCATGCACAAAAGTTTCTTCGTGACGTGGTGTTCCGGGTAAATGCGGCCGGCTAA
- a CDS encoding ATP-binding protein: MSGEARLFDLNIEKVLEHWSVAYAVREILANALDEQVLTKTQPPEIFKDDQGKWHLRDFGRGLKYEHLTQNENKEKLKNKDIVIGKFGFGLKDAFATFDRHKVKISIFSKHGDITVAKAGKHGFSDVATLHAYISAPSDKAFIGTDFVMDGVKDTDIETAKSYFLQFSEEEVLETTSKGSVIRRQPRLKGRIYVNGLCIAEEDNFLFSYNVTSPSAKLRKALNRERTNVGRSAYTDRVKSILLACSSSSVADDLANDLQNFQRGTMHDELDWTDVALHACKILNSTDNVIFLTSEDLRTGGSLVSHAEDDGKRIIIVPEDIAAKFGRIRDFEGNPIIDLGEYRNQWNDSFQFNFIEPEALSKKEQAVFAYRDRLVKVVGRNAKRVKAIKISETMRMNSYDHNQALGLWDPAREMIVIRRDQLATLHDFAGTLLHELCHATTGTDDESLEFEHGLTVLLGKVAGEMLSVSGK; the protein is encoded by the coding sequence ATGTCAGGGGAAGCACGGTTATTTGACCTGAATATTGAGAAGGTTCTTGAACATTGGTCGGTTGCGTACGCTGTTCGTGAGATACTTGCGAATGCATTGGACGAGCAAGTTTTAACCAAGACACAACCACCAGAGATTTTCAAAGACGACCAAGGAAAATGGCACCTTCGTGACTTTGGACGAGGACTCAAATATGAGCATTTAACACAGAACGAGAACAAGGAAAAGTTGAAGAATAAAGATATTGTGATTGGTAAATTTGGATTTGGACTGAAGGATGCTTTCGCTACCTTTGACCGTCACAAGGTCAAAATTTCAATTTTCTCAAAGCATGGGGATATCACAGTTGCTAAAGCAGGCAAGCATGGGTTTTCCGACGTCGCCACGCTGCACGCATACATTTCAGCACCGTCTGACAAAGCATTTATAGGAACGGACTTTGTTATGGATGGAGTAAAAGACACTGACATCGAGACTGCCAAGTCATATTTTCTCCAGTTTAGCGAAGAAGAAGTTCTGGAGACAACTTCCAAAGGTAGCGTGATTCGTAGACAGCCAAGGCTGAAGGGGAGGATATACGTAAATGGCTTGTGTATCGCTGAAGAGGATAATTTCTTATTTTCGTACAATGTTACCTCACCGTCCGCCAAGCTGCGAAAGGCGTTGAATCGAGAGAGAACGAATGTCGGACGTTCCGCCTACACGGATCGGGTAAAGTCGATTCTGTTAGCCTGTAGTTCATCGTCAGTTGCCGATGACCTCGCAAACGACTTGCAAAACTTTCAGCGAGGAACTATGCACGACGAGTTAGACTGGACCGATGTTGCTTTGCATGCCTGTAAAATTCTTAACTCCACAGACAATGTGATATTTCTTACTTCTGAAGACCTTCGAACCGGTGGTTCCCTGGTATCACACGCAGAAGACGACGGAAAACGTATCATCATTGTACCGGAGGATATTGCAGCGAAGTTTGGAAGGATTCGTGACTTTGAAGGTAACCCCATTATTGATTTAGGGGAATATCGTAATCAGTGGAACGATAGTTTCCAGTTCAATTTCATTGAACCAGAAGCTTTATCCAAGAAGGAGCAGGCTGTATTTGCATACAGAGATAGACTCGTCAAAGTTGTTGGACGTAACGCAAAGAGAGTTAAAGCTATCAAAATCTCTGAGACGATGCGAATGAACAGCTATGACCACAATCAGGCTCTGGGTCTGTGGGACCCCGCAAGAGAGATGATCGTTATTCGAAGAGACCAGTTGGCCACGTTACATGACTTTGCGGGAACCTTGCTGCATGAATTGTGTCACGCTACTACCGGGACAGATGATGAATCGCTGGAGTTTGAACACGGATTGACCGTTTTGCTAGGAAAAGTGGCTGGAGAGATGCTGTCCGTCTCTGGTAAGTAG
- a CDS encoding AbrB/MazE/SpoVT family DNA-binding domain-containing protein: protein MGRVVLPTEMRKTLGIIEKDDIEIFMEEESIVIASYSAVCLFCGFSEELIDMKGGPVCTHCAHELQSWGV, encoded by the coding sequence TTGGGACGAGTGGTTCTTCCAACGGAAATGAGGAAAACTTTGGGAATTATTGAAAAAGACGATATAGAAATCTTCATGGAAGAAGAAAGCATCGTGATTGCATCATATTCTGCCGTGTGTCTGTTTTGCGGGTTTTCCGAGGAACTAATAGACATGAAGGGAGGGCCTGTATGCACACATTGTGCACATGAACTCCAATCCTGGGGAGTATGA
- a CDS encoding IS256 family transposase has translation MDSVHEQSIGDLMENLVKGFVKEKLEFIMREEIEHFLNVEYEGRRPSRNGYYGRSLQTRYGEIEDLQVPRDRKDAFQTQLFEPYQRREGWLEEAVIHMYKGGMSTRDVAKFIEGMFGTEYSPTTISNITKTVLEDVEEWQQRPLEKRYSVIYLDGIYIKLKRTTVDSEVVYLAMGINEDGYRQILGFYVGGKESANGWKDVLKDLYNRGVHEVLLGVFDGLPGLEEAFREIYSKADVQHCVVHKVRSTFPKIRVGDKTEFLSDLKTVYTAPDKDLAVAAFDTVKDKWGKKYSKEIQSWEGQLSTLLTFYKYPKLIRHAIYTSNAIERTNKELRKRFRPMNSLTNMDAAEKIIYLEVTAYNEKWSTRVIRGFGDEETKAGLQRMYEERYPAVSETLDKE, from the coding sequence ATGGATAGTGTACATGAACAGAGTATTGGAGATCTAATGGAAAATCTCGTGAAAGGCTTTGTTAAGGAAAAACTCGAGTTTATCATGCGAGAAGAAATTGAGCATTTCCTGAATGTGGAGTATGAGGGGCGCCGCCCGAGTAGAAATGGTTACTATGGTCGCTCCTTACAAACGCGGTATGGCGAGATAGAGGACCTACAGGTTCCCCGAGACCGTAAGGACGCCTTTCAGACTCAGTTGTTTGAGCCATACCAACGCCGGGAAGGTTGGCTAGAAGAGGCTGTCATTCACATGTATAAAGGCGGTATGAGTACCCGGGATGTCGCGAAATTTATCGAAGGGATGTTTGGCACAGAGTACTCGCCAACGACCATCAGTAATATCACAAAGACCGTTTTGGAAGATGTAGAAGAATGGCAGCAGCGTCCGTTAGAAAAGCGTTATTCGGTCATCTACCTAGATGGCATCTACATCAAGTTAAAACGTACTACGGTGGACAGCGAAGTCGTCTACCTGGCGATGGGTATCAACGAAGACGGATACCGACAAATACTCGGCTTCTACGTGGGCGGCAAAGAAAGTGCCAACGGTTGGAAGGACGTGCTCAAGGACCTATACAACCGTGGAGTACACGAAGTGTTACTGGGTGTATTTGATGGGCTCCCTGGTCTCGAAGAAGCCTTTCGAGAAATCTATTCAAAGGCTGACGTTCAGCACTGCGTCGTACATAAAGTGCGAAGTACCTTCCCAAAAATCCGAGTCGGTGACAAGACGGAATTTCTCAGTGATCTCAAAACGGTGTACACCGCACCAGACAAGGACTTGGCCGTAGCTGCGTTCGACACCGTCAAAGATAAGTGGGGGAAAAAGTATTCGAAAGAAATTCAGTCCTGGGAAGGCCAACTTTCAACGCTCCTGACGTTTTACAAATATCCGAAGCTGATTCGTCACGCAATCTATACTTCAAATGCCATCGAGCGGACGAACAAAGAACTTCGCAAACGTTTTAGACCGATGAACAGCTTAACAAATATGGACGCTGCTGAGAAAATTATCTATCTGGAGGTCACAGCGTACAACGAGAAATGGAGTACCAGGGTCATCCGAGGCTTTGGCGATGAGGAAACAAAAGCCGGGCTACAGCGAATGTATGAAGAGCGTTACCCAGCTGTCTCCGAGACTCTCGACAAGGAATAA